One Paraglaciecola mesophila genomic region harbors:
- a CDS encoding DUF2333 family protein, which produces MQKYLTPKWLLSAAAILFIIFWLIAIYWSFEPATFNPKQTAQDYAAQHNEKLVPGYTLTTSLITVTETLLNKSGGYLSNDVMPPGLFMDNMPSWEFGALEMSRDLALSMRKDISRSQSQSSENPFLTDAQPKLNIDHRSWLLPSAESQYQDAIDKLYQYRTSLSTSRQGSAQFYARADNLRDWVKQVEKRLGNLSQKLSVSVGQDRLDTSFAGDNSAGSIPAEELREQTSWFQLDNNFYEARGASWALIHFLKAVEVDFADVLDKKNARVSVQQIIRELESTQESIFSPMILNGSGFGMLANHSLVMANYISRANAALIELSELLNQG; this is translated from the coding sequence ATGCAAAAATATTTAACCCCCAAATGGTTGCTAAGTGCAGCAGCAATTTTATTTATCATTTTCTGGCTGATCGCTATTTATTGGAGTTTCGAGCCGGCCACGTTTAACCCTAAGCAGACAGCTCAAGATTACGCTGCGCAGCACAACGAAAAACTTGTACCTGGCTACACATTGACTACTAGCTTAATTACCGTAACTGAAACCTTGTTAAATAAATCCGGTGGTTACTTATCAAATGATGTCATGCCTCCAGGATTGTTCATGGATAACATGCCAAGTTGGGAATTCGGTGCATTAGAAATGTCCCGTGATTTGGCGTTATCAATGCGTAAAGATATTAGTCGCTCTCAGTCGCAGTCCAGTGAAAATCCGTTTTTGACTGATGCCCAACCAAAACTCAATATCGATCACCGCAGTTGGTTATTGCCGTCAGCGGAATCTCAGTATCAAGATGCGATTGACAAGCTCTATCAGTACCGAACGAGCCTATCGACTAGTCGTCAAGGTAGTGCACAATTTTACGCTCGCGCTGATAATTTGCGTGACTGGGTCAAACAGGTAGAAAAAAGGCTCGGCAACTTATCTCAAAAGTTAAGTGTCAGTGTGGGCCAAGACAGACTCGATACCAGCTTTGCGGGTGACAATAGCGCTGGAAGTATTCCTGCAGAGGAATTGCGTGAACAAACCAGTTGGTTTCAGTTGGATAACAATTTTTACGAAGCTCGCGGCGCTAGCTGGGCTTTGATTCATTTTCTAAAGGCGGTTGAAGTTGACTTCGCTGATGTTCTAGATAAAAAGAACGCTCGCGTTAGCGTTCAGCAGATCATCCGTGAGCTCGAATCGACCCAAGAATCAATTTTCAGCCCAATGATTTTGAATGGCAGTGGCTTCGGTATGCTAGCCAACCACTCTTTGGTCATGGCGAACTATATTTCCCGAGCAAATGCTGCTCTAATTGAACTTTCTGAACTGTTAAATCAAGGATAA
- a CDS encoding copper chaperone PCu(A)C, with the protein MLLTARAFIATTLILISNIALAELHITQAKIRLLPPSVPNTSAYFTIENNGENDVTLIGGKADIANKVELHNHIMSGDVMRMEQQSAVIIPAGKTITFAPGGLHMMIFGLKQPLKKEQIVSLALMTKDGQQIKFDAHVVSPNQHRHH; encoded by the coding sequence ATGCTACTTACTGCACGCGCTTTTATTGCCACCACATTGATATTGATCTCGAATATTGCCCTTGCTGAATTGCACATTACGCAGGCGAAAATTCGCTTATTGCCGCCTAGTGTTCCCAATACATCAGCTTATTTTACAATCGAGAATAATGGTGAGAACGACGTTACCCTAATTGGAGGCAAAGCGGATATCGCCAATAAAGTGGAGTTGCACAATCACATAATGAGTGGCGACGTTATGCGAATGGAACAGCAAAGCGCTGTTATTATTCCTGCCGGTAAAACTATTACGTTTGCGCCAGGTGGCTTGCACATGATGATCTTCGGCTTGAAACAGCCTTTGAAAAAAGAGCAAATAGTGTCTTTAGCATTAATGACAAAAGACGGCCAACAGATCAAATTCGATGCCCACGTCGTATCACCTAATCAACATCGTCATCACTAG
- a CDS encoding PspC domain-containing protein, with product MRNYIDLNRLHRDSVHAKISGVCAGLAKHWHQPRWAIRVAAIASLLLLPVPTAVAYGMAVILLPTRP from the coding sequence ATGAGAAATTATATTGATTTGAATAGGCTTCATCGGGATAGTGTGCACGCAAAAATATCAGGTGTTTGTGCTGGGCTTGCGAAGCATTGGCATCAACCGCGCTGGGCAATACGCGTTGCAGCAATCGCTAGCTTATTACTTTTACCGGTACCTACAGCTGTGGCCTATGGTATGGCAGTGATACTATTACCGACACGCCCATGA
- the pspA gene encoding phage shock protein PspA yields MGLFTRMSDIVQSNINALLDKAEDPEKMIKHLILEMQDTLVEVRSVAATVLADKKQIERRIHKLEIESTNWQNKAQIALQKDREDLARAALGEKQRVAQALDGLYEQLNEAQEAIGKLQNDSSQLNDKLLEAKAKQKTLMIKQRTQSTRLKLRSSDAYNKVDTAIVKFDQYERRIDDLEAQVDAFDLVSETKSLSAQFDELEANDEIEKQLTELRKKVA; encoded by the coding sequence ATGGGTTTATTTACAAGAATGTCAGATATCGTGCAATCAAATATCAATGCATTGCTGGATAAGGCTGAAGATCCTGAGAAGATGATTAAGCATCTAATTTTAGAAATGCAGGACACATTAGTTGAGGTACGTTCAGTGGCTGCCACTGTATTAGCGGATAAAAAACAAATTGAACGTCGCATCCACAAATTAGAAATCGAAAGTACGAATTGGCAAAACAAAGCACAAATTGCCTTGCAAAAAGACAGGGAAGACTTAGCAAGAGCTGCGCTTGGCGAAAAACAGCGAGTTGCTCAGGCTTTAGACGGGCTATACGAGCAGCTAAATGAAGCGCAAGAGGCTATCGGCAAATTGCAAAATGATAGCAGTCAGTTAAACGATAAGTTGCTCGAAGCCAAAGCAAAGCAAAAAACACTAATGATCAAGCAACGTACGCAAAGTACTCGCTTGAAGTTAAGAAGTTCGGATGCTTACAACAAAGTGGACACTGCGATTGTAAAATTTGATCAATACGAGCGCCGCATCGATGACTTAGAAGCGCAAGTTGACGCGTTCGATTTGGTCAGTGAAACAAAAAGCCTCAGTGCGCAGTTCGATGAATTAGAAGCGAACGACGAAATTGAAAAACAACTTACCGAGCTAAGAAAAAAAGTAGCTTAA
- a CDS encoding SDR family NAD(P)-dependent oxidoreductase — MRHILVTGASRGLGLSMVEHLLAQGDTVLGCSRGKSSFSHENYHHFEADVSNEEQVNDLFIKVRKSFKYIDVLINNAGVARMNAFALTPFKNMRETIDVNYAGTFMCCQKAISLLRKSRNPRIINMSTVAVPMNLEGEAAYAASKSAVESLTRVLAKELSSFGITCNAIGPSPIATDLIRGVGEEKIARLVKQQAIPKMAQPEDVLNLIDFFVKPESNMITGQIIYLGGIS, encoded by the coding sequence ATGCGCCACATACTTGTTACTGGGGCGAGCCGTGGACTTGGGTTGTCCATGGTCGAGCATTTATTAGCGCAAGGCGATACCGTGCTTGGCTGCTCTCGCGGAAAGAGCTCTTTTTCACATGAAAATTACCATCACTTTGAAGCAGATGTTTCAAACGAAGAGCAAGTTAACGATCTATTTATTAAAGTAAGAAAATCATTTAAATACATAGATGTATTGATTAATAACGCTGGGGTTGCACGCATGAACGCCTTCGCGCTAACCCCTTTTAAGAATATGCGTGAAACCATAGACGTAAACTATGCGGGCACTTTTATGTGTTGCCAAAAAGCAATCAGCTTACTAAGAAAGTCAAGAAACCCTCGCATCATCAATATGAGTACAGTTGCTGTGCCGATGAACTTAGAGGGAGAAGCGGCTTACGCCGCGTCCAAAAGTGCGGTTGAGTCACTAACGCGTGTACTCGCAAAAGAACTCAGCAGCTTTGGTATAACGTGCAATGCGATTGGCCCATCGCCAATAGCCACAGACCTAATACGAGGGGTGGGTGAGGAAAAAATAGCACGCCTAGTCAAACAACAAGCAATACCCAAAATGGCGCAACCAGAGGATGTGCTCAATTTGATTGATTTTTTCGTTAAGCCCGAAAGCAATATGATCACCGGTCAAATCATTTATCTAGGAGGGATATCATGA
- a CDS encoding ANL family adenylate-forming protein — MTVQFLLDKMAALKDQEAVAVGRNVITYGQLLTKYHDWLEWIKTEKIQQGEVVSIKSDYSADSISLFLALTHNRNIIVPLSNDSKAHFDTFCDIAQNQYDIILGDGPVSLVRTNNQPDHELYKVLHKRNQPGLVLFSSGSTGKSKAIFHDLSQLLHKFTVPRKMMRTLAFLQFDHIGGVNTLLYTLANGGTAVVPAKRTPESVCEAIDTHQVEVLPTSPTFINLLLLSGAADDADLSSLKLITYGTETMPDSTLAAITARFPETKLLQTYGLSEVGILRSKSRDSKSLWVKVGGAEFETKIIEGRLWIKSESAMLGYLNAPSPFDEEGFLDTGDQVEQDGEWIKILGRQSEIINVGGEKVYPAEVESVVLEMAGVEDAAVYSLPHAITGMIVAIEIKLDTDETLTEFKTRLRQHCSDRLQAYKIPRKITLIDNYTHNARFKRMRKRS; from the coding sequence ATGACGGTACAATTTTTATTGGACAAAATGGCAGCGCTAAAAGACCAAGAGGCGGTCGCAGTAGGCAGAAACGTCATCACATATGGACAATTATTAACAAAATATCATGATTGGCTTGAATGGATAAAAACAGAAAAAATTCAACAAGGTGAAGTCGTTAGTATTAAGTCAGATTACAGTGCCGATAGTATTTCCTTGTTTCTCGCTTTAACCCATAATCGCAATATTATTGTCCCGCTTTCAAATGACTCAAAAGCGCATTTTGATACCTTTTGTGACATAGCCCAAAATCAATACGATATTATACTCGGCGATGGCCCTGTTTCCTTAGTACGAACAAATAATCAACCAGACCATGAACTCTACAAAGTATTGCATAAGAGAAATCAACCAGGTTTGGTGTTGTTTTCCTCAGGCTCAACGGGCAAAAGCAAAGCAATATTTCATGATTTATCGCAACTTTTACATAAGTTTACTGTACCGCGAAAAATGATGCGCACGCTGGCTTTTTTGCAATTTGATCATATAGGTGGTGTGAATACTTTACTTTATACCTTGGCAAATGGCGGAACCGCTGTGGTGCCAGCAAAACGTACACCAGAGTCCGTATGTGAAGCTATCGATACTCACCAAGTCGAAGTCTTGCCTACTTCCCCTACCTTTATAAATTTGCTATTGCTCTCCGGGGCAGCTGACGATGCTGACCTTAGCTCTCTAAAGTTGATTACCTATGGCACGGAGACTATGCCCGACAGCACGTTAGCGGCAATAACCGCTCGGTTTCCAGAAACCAAGCTTTTACAAACTTATGGCTTATCTGAAGTAGGTATTCTGCGCTCTAAATCCAGAGATTCGAAGTCGCTCTGGGTAAAAGTAGGCGGCGCTGAATTTGAAACTAAAATTATCGAAGGTCGGCTATGGATAAAATCTGAATCGGCCATGCTAGGTTACTTAAATGCCCCGTCGCCCTTTGATGAAGAAGGTTTTTTGGATACCGGCGATCAAGTTGAACAGGATGGTGAGTGGATAAAAATACTCGGTAGGCAAAGCGAAATTATTAACGTGGGCGGAGAAAAAGTCTATCCAGCTGAGGTCGAAAGTGTGGTCCTCGAAATGGCTGGTGTAGAAGACGCTGCTGTATATTCACTGCCACACGCCATCACTGGCATGATTGTCGCGATTGAAATCAAATTAGACACCGACGAAACATTAACTGAGTTCAAGACAAGATTAAGACAACACTGCTCCGATCGATTACAAGCATATAAAATCCCCAGAAAAATAACCTTGATTGACAACTATACTCATAACGCACGTTTCAAAAGAATGCGGAAACGATCGTAA
- a CDS encoding acyltransferase, translated as MRSTIKLIINRFCQLLVLPMAITCWLEVRLTSHSEAIFSFWTHTVSIFPGLPGVFLRRAFYSLTLEKCSLNAYIGFGTIFAHRSTVVEDNVYTGIYCSIGSAHLGKNSLIGSHSSLLSGNTQHTRNDESGEWMAFSSENIKRIDIAENVWIGEGAIILASIGKGSLVAAGAVVNTNVKANIVVAGNPARFVKSFEPIAPAITPEHKLSDAVLTSQPEV; from the coding sequence ATGCGCAGCACTATTAAATTAATCATAAACCGCTTTTGCCAGCTATTGGTATTACCTATGGCTATCACCTGTTGGCTAGAAGTTCGGCTCACATCACACTCTGAAGCTATATTTTCATTTTGGACTCACACTGTTTCAATCTTTCCTGGACTGCCAGGTGTGTTTTTACGCAGGGCTTTTTATTCACTGACCTTAGAAAAATGCTCCCTCAATGCGTATATAGGATTTGGAACTATCTTTGCTCATCGTAGTACTGTAGTTGAAGACAACGTTTATACTGGTATTTATTGTTCAATAGGTTCAGCCCACTTAGGTAAAAACAGTCTTATTGGTAGCCATTCGAGCCTGCTCAGCGGAAATACTCAGCACACGCGTAACGACGAAAGTGGCGAATGGATGGCGTTTTCTTCAGAAAATATAAAGCGAATTGATATAGCTGAAAACGTATGGATAGGAGAAGGCGCAATAATACTCGCAAGTATCGGTAAGGGCTCTTTGGTGGCCGCAGGAGCGGTGGTCAACACGAACGTGAAAGCAAACATAGTTGTTGCCGGTAACCCCGCCAGGTTTGTCAAAAGCTTTGAGCCAATTGCGCCCGCGATAACACCCGAGCATAAGCTAAGCGATGCTGTTCTAACCTCCCAACCCGAGGTGTGA
- a CDS encoding acyltransferase family protein gives MNKVRCDFVDWMKAVGMFLIVFGHFFGDPFNQFTQPVYPKQLGVAMFVFIMGWGLGKINDARYEVSYNRLFPMFFWGAIIALLISFISLFAIQDLAESNYAPLFLGVNVVFNFFPANPTTWFIGTYFHIILLWVLFFHRVKITPIILFSSLIFEIVFRCYFINANSIFIAYMSLPNWLTLFLLGMYMCQRKDSENSQGLILRGFTWGTFLVIWAVTLNMLEVSNRFPFKSIELSSPFINALVTSSFVSLVYIANTLFSIAVFSRISAGRIVRFFSRNTIIVFIGHMPLYFVIEPIVQIVFPSGWPKRLCIVLIMYIGLSWVSELLHKWIKMDQIKKWGWEKITQLMPQLAKSQ, from the coding sequence ATGAACAAAGTACGTTGTGATTTTGTCGACTGGATGAAAGCGGTGGGGATGTTTCTCATTGTGTTTGGGCATTTCTTTGGCGACCCATTTAATCAGTTCACACAACCCGTTTATCCCAAGCAACTTGGGGTTGCGATGTTTGTTTTTATCATGGGTTGGGGTCTAGGAAAAATAAATGATGCAAGATATGAGGTAAGCTATAACAGGCTTTTCCCAATGTTTTTTTGGGGAGCCATTATCGCTTTGCTCATCAGTTTCATTAGTTTATTTGCGATTCAAGATTTAGCAGAGAGTAATTACGCTCCCCTCTTTCTAGGGGTTAATGTAGTATTTAATTTCTTTCCTGCAAACCCAACAACTTGGTTTATAGGCACCTATTTTCACATTATTTTACTGTGGGTACTTTTCTTTCATCGTGTGAAAATCACACCAATAATCCTGTTTAGTAGTTTGATTTTTGAGATCGTATTTCGTTGTTATTTTATCAACGCCAACTCTATCTTCATCGCCTATATGTCACTTCCAAATTGGTTGACTTTATTTTTACTCGGTATGTATATGTGTCAACGAAAAGATAGTGAAAACTCCCAAGGGCTAATTTTACGTGGTTTTACTTGGGGGACGTTTTTAGTGATTTGGGCCGTCACATTAAATATGCTTGAGGTATCCAATAGATTTCCCTTTAAGAGCATTGAGCTAAGCTCACCTTTTATAAATGCTTTAGTAACATCGTCCTTCGTATCGCTTGTTTATATCGCAAATACATTATTCAGTATTGCTGTATTCTCTCGAATTTCGGCAGGGCGAATTGTTCGATTTTTTTCGCGCAATACAATCATTGTGTTTATCGGCCATATGCCACTTTATTTCGTTATTGAGCCCATTGTGCAGATTGTATTTCCAAGTGGGTGGCCAAAACGATTATGCATTGTTCTAATCATGTACATCGGGCTATCTTGGGTGTCGGAGCTGCTTCACAAATGGATCAAGATGGATCAAATTAAAAAATGGGGATGGGAGAAGATCACACAGTTGATGCCGCAATTAGCAAAATCTCAATAA
- the dusA gene encoding tRNA dihydrouridine(20/20a) synthase DusA, whose amino-acid sequence MNTPSAPLNRTISVAPMLDWTDKHCRYFLRQISKHALLYTEMVTTGAIIFGKGDYLAFNEAEHPVALQLGGSDPADMARCAVLAQERGYDEVNINVGCPSDRVQNGRFGACLMAEPKTVADCIHAMQKEVDIPVTVKSRIGIDDMDEYKDLTDFIQVVADAGCKIFTVHARKAWLKGLSPKENRDIPPLMYDRVYALKEEFPHLNLSINGGVKTLDDAALHLDKLDGVMIGREVYSNPYILADVDKRFYQDQAPVPSREEIVQTMLPYVEKQMTSGARAWNIARHMLGLFQGQPGGRVWRRYLSQHGTGQSKNGLQVGPELLVNALAAVNEARATAKAYQDSRVS is encoded by the coding sequence GTGAATACTCCCTCTGCTCCCCTCAATCGCACTATCTCTGTCGCACCAATGCTGGATTGGACTGATAAGCATTGCCGTTATTTTTTGCGTCAAATTTCCAAGCACGCTTTGTTATATACGGAGATGGTGACGACCGGGGCAATTATTTTCGGTAAAGGTGATTATTTAGCATTTAATGAAGCAGAGCATCCGGTAGCCTTGCAACTTGGCGGTTCAGACCCTGCGGATATGGCGCGCTGTGCTGTGCTGGCCCAAGAGCGTGGCTATGACGAAGTGAACATTAACGTTGGTTGCCCATCTGATAGGGTGCAAAACGGTCGTTTTGGTGCTTGTTTGATGGCAGAGCCAAAGACCGTCGCTGACTGTATTCATGCTATGCAAAAAGAAGTCGATATTCCGGTTACGGTTAAATCCCGCATCGGTATTGATGACATGGATGAGTATAAGGATTTAACCGATTTTATTCAGGTTGTTGCGGATGCTGGTTGCAAAATATTTACAGTTCATGCTCGTAAAGCTTGGCTTAAAGGGCTAAGCCCGAAAGAAAATCGCGATATTCCGCCTTTAATGTATGACCGAGTCTACGCGCTAAAAGAAGAGTTTCCACATCTTAATTTAAGCATCAACGGCGGGGTTAAAACGCTTGATGATGCAGCTTTACATCTAGACAAACTCGATGGCGTTATGATTGGCCGCGAAGTATATAGCAATCCGTATATTTTGGCCGATGTAGATAAACGCTTCTATCAAGACCAAGCCCCAGTTCCTAGCAGGGAAGAAATCGTGCAGACCATGCTACCTTATGTAGAAAAGCAGATGACAAGTGGAGCGCGAGCATGGAATATTGCCCGGCATATGCTGGGGTTATTTCAAGGCCAGCCTGGCGGGCGCGTGTGGCGCCGCTATTTAAGCCAGCATGGAACAGGTCAAAGCAAAAACGGTTTGCAAGTAGGACCAGAGTTATTGGTCAACGCATTAGCCGCTGTTAACGAAGCTCGTGCTACAGCAAAAGCCTATCAAGACAGCAGGGTTAGTTAA
- a CDS encoding carboxymuconolactone decarboxylase family protein, giving the protein MTDFTLHTVETAPEKSKPILEQSQKTNGMLPNLHAVMAEAPGLLEGYQVLHKLFMDSSFDAEELTVVWQTINVEHNCTYCVPAHTAIAHSMKVSADLIEALRNKDAMPTEKLQVLHETTLAMVRERGIVSDDVIQKFYAAGYGQRQLLEIILCLSQKVMSNYTNHVAETPLDEPFKKFAWK; this is encoded by the coding sequence ATGACAGATTTTACCCTTCACACAGTAGAAACAGCGCCTGAAAAAAGTAAACCTATTTTGGAGCAGTCACAAAAAACAAATGGCATGCTTCCTAACTTACATGCCGTCATGGCTGAAGCCCCTGGCTTGCTCGAAGGTTATCAAGTACTTCATAAGTTGTTTATGGACTCATCATTCGACGCAGAAGAGCTGACCGTGGTATGGCAGACGATCAATGTTGAGCACAACTGTACCTATTGTGTGCCTGCACATACGGCTATTGCCCACTCGATGAAGGTTTCTGCCGATCTCATTGAGGCGCTGCGCAATAAAGACGCGATGCCAACAGAAAAACTGCAAGTACTACACGAAACGACCTTGGCTATGGTGCGCGAGCGGGGCATCGTATCTGACGATGTAATACAAAAATTCTATGCAGCAGGTTATGGGCAAAGACAGCTACTAGAAATTATTCTATGCCTATCGCAAAAAGTGATGAGCAACTACACCAACCATGTTGCAGAAACACCACTTGATGAACCATTTAAAAAGTTTGCTTGGAAGTAA
- a CDS encoding pyridoxamine 5'-phosphate oxidase family protein translates to MQQHLSWQETIHRALSVHRDIPSSRFLQLATVDIHGHPHCRTLVFRGFDQDKNQLYLHTDKRSEKIAQLESNNQVETCWYFSETREQFRIKGQIECIGHLDAAMEQPTSRSKQQLRLAHWQNLSDALRESYGPNYSHAQPDENFTLLIVHITQVDYLRLAPLPHLRLLYSLDEQGKWQTKAGIP, encoded by the coding sequence ATGCAGCAGCATTTGTCTTGGCAAGAAACCATTCACCGCGCCTTATCTGTTCATAGGGATATCCCAAGCAGTCGTTTTTTACAGCTCGCCACTGTCGATATACACGGTCATCCTCATTGTCGAACGCTGGTATTTAGGGGATTCGATCAAGATAAAAACCAGTTGTATCTGCATACAGATAAGCGAAGTGAAAAAATTGCTCAACTTGAAAGCAATAACCAGGTTGAAACTTGTTGGTACTTTAGTGAAACCCGAGAGCAGTTTCGCATTAAAGGCCAGATAGAGTGTATTGGGCATCTTGATGCGGCTATGGAGCAGCCCACATCTCGCTCCAAGCAGCAACTGCGGCTTGCGCATTGGCAAAACTTAAGTGACGCATTACGTGAAAGCTATGGACCCAATTACAGTCATGCTCAACCAGATGAAAACTTTACTCTGCTAATAGTGCACATAACACAGGTGGATTATTTGCGCCTAGCCCCCTTGCCCCACCTACGTCTTCTTTACAGCTTAGACGAACAGGGAAAATGGCAGACAAAAGCAGGGATCCCATAA
- a CDS encoding HNH endonuclease, with product MLVLRLNKSGLPQAWITIEEAAKYYSQDRVLFELGESKHVLRGGWNNQGLQSRLTLSSIIGCDGKVTPPSGKVPLNNRYLFRRDNYLCMYCGQKFRLPELTRDHIIPRSRGGRDIWTNCASACNRCNCFKANRTPEEAGLSLIAVPFTPNIYERFYLMNRRILSDQMVFLGGHFSKNRAWDNVNNKDKVGI from the coding sequence ATGTTGGTATTAAGATTAAACAAGTCTGGCTTACCTCAGGCTTGGATCACCATAGAAGAAGCTGCCAAATACTATTCTCAAGATCGTGTTCTATTTGAGCTAGGTGAAAGTAAGCATGTTTTACGCGGTGGTTGGAATAATCAAGGTTTACAGAGCCGCTTAACTTTGTCTTCAATCATTGGCTGTGATGGAAAAGTCACTCCACCTTCTGGCAAAGTTCCGTTGAATAACCGTTACTTGTTTCGCCGTGATAATTACCTGTGTATGTATTGCGGGCAAAAATTCCGTCTACCTGAGTTAACCCGAGATCATATTATCCCGCGCTCGAGGGGCGGTCGCGATATTTGGACCAACTGCGCATCTGCGTGTAATCGCTGCAATTGTTTTAAAGCAAATCGCACCCCAGAAGAAGCGGGGCTTTCATTAATTGCCGTTCCCTTTACACCTAATATTTATGAGCGCTTTTACCTAATGAACCGGCGCATACTTAGTGATCAGATGGTGTTTTTGGGCGGCCACTTCTCAAAAAACAGAGCGTGGGATAACGTAAATAACAAGGATAAAGTCGGCATTTAA
- a CDS encoding acyltransferase: MALLFGNLMGVLSVILYFINTVFWVIPIVILSFLKLIPIKIWRTGLSYLLDGCATSWISVNNFNQHIFSRTKVEVTGVETLTRDDWYLVIANHQSWVDILILQRVFNRKIPFLKFFLKRELIWVPFLGIAWWALDFPFMRRYTKSFLAKNPHLKGKDLETTQKACEKFQTKPVSIMNFVEGTRFTTEKYRRQSPSFQHLLKPKAGGMAFVLSAMGDQLHKLLDVTIYYPQGSPSYWDFVCGKVKTIKVHVSVTPISDLLQSDAFAKDYFENSAQRVLFQRWLNGIWTEKDNKIEQLSMER, translated from the coding sequence GTGGCGTTGTTGTTTGGCAATTTGATGGGTGTACTATCGGTTATTTTGTATTTTATTAATACGGTATTTTGGGTTATCCCCATTGTAATACTGTCTTTTCTTAAATTGATCCCGATAAAAATTTGGCGAACTGGGCTTTCTTATTTATTGGACGGCTGCGCAACATCATGGATCAGCGTCAACAATTTTAACCAACACATATTCAGCCGCACCAAAGTAGAAGTCACTGGTGTTGAGACCTTAACGAGAGATGATTGGTACTTGGTCATCGCAAACCATCAATCGTGGGTGGATATACTCATTCTTCAACGCGTGTTTAATCGTAAAATTCCATTTTTGAAATTTTTTCTAAAACGAGAGTTAATCTGGGTGCCATTTTTAGGCATTGCTTGGTGGGCGCTCGACTTTCCCTTTATGCGTCGCTACACCAAGTCCTTTTTAGCCAAAAATCCGCACCTCAAAGGTAAGGATTTAGAAACCACACAAAAAGCCTGTGAAAAGTTTCAGACTAAACCTGTCAGTATTATGAACTTTGTCGAAGGCACCCGTTTTACGACAGAAAAATACCGACGCCAATCCCCCTCGTTCCAGCATTTATTAAAACCTAAAGCTGGCGGTATGGCTTTTGTATTAAGTGCCATGGGAGACCAACTTCACAAATTATTAGACGTGACGATTTATTATCCTCAAGGTAGCCCCAGTTATTGGGACTTTGTGTGCGGGAAGGTGAAAACGATCAAGGTTCATGTTTCAGTTACGCCTATCAGCGACTTATTGCAAAGCGACGCATTCGCGAAAGATTACTTTGAAAACTCAGCCCAACGAGTGTTGTTCCAACGCTGGCTAAACGGTATTTGGACTGAAAAGGACAACAAAATTGAACAATTGTCGATGGAGCGGTAA